The Amycolatopsis nigrescens CSC17Ta-90 genomic interval GCACCAAACCCGGCAGGTACTGCTCGATCGGTGCGTCCAGTTCCAGCTTGCCCTCACCGGCCAACTGGAGCACCACGGCGGAGACGAACATCTTGGTGTTGCTGGCCACCCTGGCCCGGTCCCATGGCCGGATCGGCCGGTCGGTCCCCAGTTCCCCGGTACCGCTGGTGACCGTCCAGCTCCCGCGGCGGCCGTTGGCGAAGACCATCGCGCCCGGCGCCCCCTGCGCGACGAAACCGTCCACGATCGCCTGGGTACCGGCCTTTCCGCCGATTGGCTCCACGGCCCCCGCTGACCCGACGGTTCCGGCTGTCGCGCAACCGACCGCCAGTGCCAGCGAACCGGCGATCAGACGCCGGGTTTTCCTTGCTCGCATCGCACAATCCCCTCACCTGGTTCGTGATCAGGCGGGACGTTACGCACGGGCCGCACCCTGGAATAGCCGGTGAGCTACCGGACGGTTGCTGCGGATAGCCCTACCCCGACTACCCGCCGGCCGAGATCGGACCGTCGCGGAGCACACCGCGCACCTTGTCCAGCGAGAGGTCCTCCGGCCGGAACTCCGCCATCCACCAGGTGGCGCCGGCCTCGGCGTAGGGCACCGGGTCGGCGCCGGGCGGCAGAGCGACCGCGATGTCATACGCCGCCGCACTGTCGCGGAGGCCGGTGATGGTGGCGACGCTTTCGGCGAGCTGGTCCGGATGTTCGAGGTTGACCGGGAAGAAGCCGTCGCACCGGGCGGCCCGGCGCAGCGGTTTGACCTTGCCGGCGAATCCCGCGGCCCACACCGGCACCCCCGGCCGCTGCACCGGCCGGGGAAGGAACCGGACGCCGTCCGGGATGTCGGTGATGTCCACCGTGTAGTGCACACCCCGGTGCCGCACCGGCTCACCGGACCAGGCCGCGGCGAGGATCTCCAGCGATTCGTCGAGCTGCTGCGCCCGCAGCCGGTCGTCGAGCTGCTCGCCGGTCATGGACAGCTCACTGCCGAAACTGTCGCCGCCGAGGCCGACGCCGAGGGTGAGCCGGCCACCGCTGAGCACGTCCAGCGTCGCGGTCTCCCTGGCGACCTTGGCCGGCCGCCGGCGGGCCAGCGGCGTGACCATCGGGCCGAACCGCAGCCGCTCGGTGGCGGTGGCGATCGCGGTGAGGGTGATCCAGGGGTCG includes:
- a CDS encoding LLM class flavin-dependent oxidoreductase: MVTQQGAGIRSALWLPIFDELADPVLVARLAAEAEEAGWHGVFVWDHLRWRPPVRQVADPWITLTAIATATERLRFGPMVTPLARRRPAKVARETATLDVLSGGRLTLGVGLGGDSFGSELSMTGEQLDDRLRAQQLDESLEILAAAWSGEPVRHRGVHYTVDITDIPDGVRFLPRPVQRPGVPVWAAGFAGKVKPLRRAARCDGFFPVNLEHPDQLAESVATITGLRDSAAAYDIAVALPPGADPVPYAEAGATWWMAEFRPEDLSLDKVRGVLRDGPISAGG